CATCCTCATATTTCTCTTCATCGCATCTCTTCTCGGTGTCATAAAATCAGCGGACATCTTCGTGGACAGCATAGTTGATATTGGAGGAGCCCTGAGGATACCCCAGATCATGCTGGGTGTTACGGTGGCTGCTGCAGGCACCTCACTGCCTGAATTCGGATCTGCAATGATAGCCGTTCTAACAGGAAACCCTGACCTCGGTGTTGGTGTGGTTATAGGGTCAAACATATGGAACATAGCAGGGATAATCGGGATATCCACCACCCTGTCGTGTGCCGTGACAACAAACCAGGATGAGATCAAAAGGGACGGCCTCTTCGGCCTCCTGAGCATAATCCTACTCCTTATTTTCATGATTATGGGGATGGTTGGATTCCTGGCCGGTGCCGTGCTGCTTCTGCTCTACGCCATCTACCTCCGGATACTCATAAAGAAGCAGAGGAGATACTACTTGAACCACCCCCAAGTGGAGGGTGAGATTAAACCAAAAACCGTCCTCTATGCCATTACAGGATTTATAGGGCTTGTTATCCTGTGCAGGGTTCTTGTTTACAGTGCGGTTGAAATTGCAGAAATAGCCAGCGTCCCCGAAATGATAATCGGTCTTTTCGCCCTTGCAATTGGTACAAGTCTTGCCGAGCTGGTTGTTGCAGTTAACTCCGCACGGAAACACATGTGCAGCCTTTCCCTCGGCACCGTCCTCGGCAGTAACATATTCAACATACTCATAGGTATTGGAATACCCTCCCTCTTCGTTAAAATCCCCGTAGAGCCCCTTTCAGTTATCCTTGACGCCCCTGTGCTCATAGCCGTGACACTGATTCTGATGTACTTCATGTGGACGGACATGGAACTTAGAAGGACCGAGGGGGCCTCCCTCCTCATAATTTACATCCTGTATGCCTCAGTAAGAATATACCTCACATGAAAACAGAGAAAACCTGCATGGTCCCCCCCAATTATTCCATCTCACTGAGAATACTTCGCATGAAAACTATCGGCCATGCTACAGTATCAGAGCCTTAACTTGGGTAAGCTCTCATAAGGTATTCATGAAGAAAACTAGCACAATTCAAGGGAAAAAAATATAAAAAAGGAAAGTTGTTTTTTTATTTTCTGCTGATGACTGATCCTGCAGCAGCAAGCAGGAATCCCGCTATGAGGATGAGTACAGGGACACCTGTTGGCTGCATAGGAATCTTGCCTGGTTCTGGCTGAGGTTCCGGTTCTGGTTCTGTGACATCAACGATAACCTCGGTACTGTTCTCATCAGCTCCTGATCCAGAACTCACCGTAGCTATGTTGACGAACCTTCCCCTTTCAAGGACCTGTACAACGATCTCAAGGACGGCTGTTGAACCTGCTGTGAGGTCTCCTATTGTCCATAGCTTCGTTGATGGGTTGAATGAACCCATACTTGCATTGGATGAGATGAACCTGAATGAACCTGATAGGTTCTCAATTACCGTGGTGTTCAGTGAAGTGTCGGGTCCCTCGTTGGTCACCGTGATGGTGAACTTCACGTTCTGGCCAACACGCACAGCACGCCTGTCAACAGACTTGGAGATGGTAAGCTGAGCCCATGGACCAACATCAACAGTTGCCGTTGAATTATTGTTCTCAGGGTCAGGATCATACACATCAGATGAGCCGCTCGCATTGTTCACCAGTGTAGTGTTGGAAGCATTCACAAGAGCCGTGATATTAAGCACAGCCACGTCACCATTCAAGAGGTCACCGACGTTCCAGACACCAGTCACAGAATCATACACACCCTTAGTAGCCACGTAACCCTGATAGACAAGACCAACCGGCAGGACATCACTCACCACAACATTCATCGCAGTGTCAGGTCCAAGGTTCCTCACAGTCACAGTGAAAGTGACGGTGTCATTGTAATTGGCTGAAGTCACATTAGCAACCTTCTCAACCACAATATCAGCAGCCGGAGGAACATTGGCCGTTACATTTGCTGTGTTGTTCTCTGGGTACGGATCGAACTCTGATGCCACAACCTGGACCCTGTTTACAAATTCACCTGTAGCGTTCACAAGTAAAGTGACGTTCAGGGTTGCGGATGAACCGCTTGCCAGTGAACCTACAACCCAGAGGCATGCCAGTGGGTCGCATACACCCTGTGATGCCACATGTGAGATGTGCACAAGTCCAGCAGGTGGAGACTCTGTTAAGGTTACGCCAGTCGCATTGTCAGGTCCATTGTTGGTGACCGTGATGTAGAATACTATGACGTCACCATAGTTTGGTGTGCTGTTGCTCACCGTCTTGGTTACCGCGACGTCCGCAGATGGGTTCACAGTAAGTAGAGCCGTTGCATTGTTGTTTGACAGTATCGGGTCATACTGATATGCTGATGCATTCACATAGTTTATGAATACACCCACGGCATTTGCAAGGACCTCAAGTGTCAGTACAGCTGATGATCCATTTGCAAGGCTGCCAACATCCCAGACGCCGGTTAAGCTATCAAATAAACCCTGCGTGACCGTGGAGGACACTATTAAGAGTCCGGCTGGTAAGAAGTCGGTTACAACCACACCAGTTGCGCCGCTTGGTCCGTTGTTTGTTACCGTCACCGTGAAGTTTGTGGTCTGCCCGTTATTTATGGGTGTCACGAGAACCGTCTTCTGCACCGCGATATCAGCGATCTCCTCACCATTCATAACCTCTGAAGCGAAGTTATTTGTGAGGTCAGGGTCGTATTCAGCACTTGTTACTGAGACTGTGTTTACTAAGGTACCTGTCGCATTTACAAGTACCGTCAGGTTAAGTGTCTCTGATGCTCCCGGTGAAAGTACAGGAACTGTCCATACATTGAATTCAGGGAAATAGACCCCTGCTGATGCCTGATGAGCCAGATAGACCAGACCTGAAGGTAGAGTGTCAACCACCCTCACAACAGTCGCATTATCCGGTCCAAGGTTTGTCACCATGATGTAGAATGTGACCTCCTCAAGGTAGTATGGTGAAGTGTTATTCGCTGTCTTTGTAACCATAACGTCAGCTGAAGGCATCACGGTAACAGTTACAGCATCCACATTGTCCTGAGGGAATGGGTCAGGTAGTTCAGATGAAACATTGACGATGTTTGTCTGGAAGCCTGCCTGCGTGGCCCTCACAAGGAGCGTCATGGTTGCCTGGAAGAGTGCGGGTAGTTCTCCAACAGTCCACACTCCAGTTGTGTCGTTAAATGAACCCTGTGTGACCGTGTAGGATAACAGTGATAGGCCTGCAGGTAAGAGATCCGTTACAGTGACATTTGATGGTGTATCAGGACCTGCATTTCGGACTATGATGGTGAACGTGGCGGTCTCACCGTTATTTATAACGGGCCTGTCAACGGTTTTTCTGGATGTTCAGATCTGCAGATACAGCGTTCAGGGTTGATGCAGCGTTGTTGTTTGTCCTGTCAGGGTCATATTCATTACCCGTCACTGAAACCGTGTTATTGGCATCCTCTGTAGTGTTAACAAGGACCGTGAGGTTAAGTATTGCTGCTTCAAGGTAGTTCAGTGTTCCTATAGTCCATACTCCAGTTGTGCTGTTATAGGTACCCCTGGTGAGGCTGTGGCTGATGTATTCAAGGCCCTCTGAGAGTACATCTATGACCGTGACGCCAGTGGCCGTGCTTGGTCCAAGGTTGGTTACGGTGACCGTAAAGGTCACGTTTGATCCATAATTGGGACTTCTGTTATCCACGTGTTTGACTATCCTGAGGTCTGCTGAGGGTACACCCTCAACTTCACATGTTGCGTTGTTGTTATCCGGGTTGGGGTCGAAGTTCGGTGATGTGATGTTGGCGAAGTTCTCAAGTACACCCGTCGCGTTAACCCTTGCAATTATTGTCAGGGTTGCGATTTCAAGGTAGTTCAGTTCACCCACGTTCCAGACACCGAGCAGGTATGTGCCCTTTGATGGCGTTGCACTTACTGGTATAAGGCCTGCCGGTAGAACATCCTCCACCACGACATTGGCTGCGTTATCAGGTCCCCTGTTACTTATCGTGATTGTGTACTGGATTGTTTCACCCACGTAGGGCATAGGATTGTTCACAGTCTTGTCAATGGTGAGGTCTGATGCCGGTGGAGAATTGATGGTTGCTGATGCATAGTTATTCTCCATGTTGGGGTCTGAGACGTTACCCGTGATGTTTGCATTGTTAACTATGAGTCCTGTTGAGTTAACGATGGCTGTTATGTTAAGGGTTGCTGTTTCAAAGTAGTCAAGGTCGCCGATGTACCAGATTCCCGTTGTGCTGTTGTAGGTGCCCTTTGATGCTGTGGCTGACTGGAATATGAGTTCCGGTGGTAGAATATCTGTCACGTATACTCCTGTGGCATTGTTTGGTCCGTAGTTAACCGCTGTTATGGTGAACTTAACCTCATCGCCGAGGTTCGGTGCTGTGTTGTTAACGGATTTTGCTATTGCAAGGTCAGACTTAACCACAGCGACTATTGTAATGTTCTCCCCATAGTCTGACTTGTAATGGTAGCTTGAACCGCTTCTGTCGGTTATGAGTCCAAAGAGCCTTGTGACACCAGCCCCTGTTACATTGAAGAGCCATACAGAGACGAAGTTGGTCTGTCCCGGTGAATCAATACGTATATTGTTGCTTGTGTTCGGCCCGTAGGTTACTGTGACATTGATGGGTTGGAGTATTAAGGGGTTGTAATTTGTGAGCGGAAGGTTAACGATGTCATAGTTGCTGATGCAGTTGTTGATACAACGGTAACTGCAATCACATCCCCTATGGCCGGTGTTGGGTTGCTTACACTTATTGAAACCACGTCATTACGGTTCTGTGAGTTGAGTCTTTCAACGTAGAGGATTCCATCTATGGTGTCTGCTGATCCTGTGTTGGTTCCGCCTACGGTCACGGTATAATTCCTTGATGTGAGATGGGCTAATGGTGTTCTTGTTATCTCCACAAGGTAGAATACGTCCACAGTTACCCCGGGTGGTATGTCACCAAGGTACTTGATTGCTGTTTCATTCTGTGCAAGGTTAATGTATGGGTTGGCTGTTGTGAATGTGAGGTTTGCAGTTACATTGTTTGCGGTGGTCAGGGCATCGTTCCTCACACGGATCTGTATGAGATACTGGTTCGGACCGGTATTCACATCGTTGCGGTCAAGTCCTACTATGTCCCATGAACCCGTTTAAAGCTCAGCTAACCTTAACCTGCAGCCAAGTGGGTCAAGTCCTACTATGTCCCATGAACCCTTTGTTAGATTGAGTGTTCCCAGTTTAAAATCAGCTGTGGCCCTCCCGGAGTCATCCAGTGTGACTGTCCTTGAGGGTATAACGTGGCCCGGTGCGACTGCTGAGACGATAAATGTCCTCTCAGGTGAGCTGAAGGATACGCTGTAGGTGCCGTCAGGTCCTGTTATAGTTGATGCAACTCTATCACCTGCCGTGGAGGTAACATCAATAACGACTCCTTCGAATGGCTCTGAATCGTTACAGTACGTCACCGTACCTGTTATAAGAGAATCTGAGTCATTTTGATCGTCATAATCTGCAGCACTGACGCTTCCCACTGTAAGTAGCAGCAGTAAAACCGAAAGTGCCAGTGTAAATCTTTTCATTTTTCACCCCCCCCTTTACATTTTTTTTACACATCTGTATATTATGTGAATTCATTTATTTATAATATTCCATCAGAACGGGAATTCTGGAAGTGTTTTCAAAAAAATTAGAAAAATCTCTCAATCTTAATGGTCATATATACATTGATTGATGTAAATCCTGCCATTTAGAGGAATTAATTTATATAATAAAATACATGTTAGATGTATGAAGCCCATTGTTTTCATAGGTAGGGGTCTTTCAGAGTACAGGAAAATTGTCCATGAGATGTTCATCAGGGACTACCGTAAAGACCCTGATGGTTACGTTGCCGGTGAACCTTCAGTAGCATTTCAGGGTGTTTCTTTGTTTTTCAGAAGACCCTGATGGTTACGTTGCCTGTGAACTGCCCGCCCTACTCTTCGATGACGGGGAATTCGACCTTGTGCTCTCATCAAACCTCCTTTTCCTCTATGAAGATCGTTTGAGCTACATGTTCCACGTTGAATCCATCAGGGAGATGTTGAGGGTTGGAGGGGAGGTCAGAATATTCCCGGTGAATAATGTCCATAAAAGGAGGAGGTCAAGGTATCTGAGTGGGGTTCTTGATGAATTCAGACTGTGTAACACAGAGATTCAGAGGGCATCCTACCGCAGTGAGACCGGGTGCGGTGAGGTCATGATAATAAAGTGATGTTCGTTATAGTCACATATAACGAAATAATTTCAGGGGATCATCATTGAACGTGCTTAAGAGATTATTTTACTCTATAAATTATCACAATCTACCTTTATAACATCCCCCGTCTCATAACCTTTTTTATGAGACTCTACAATTATTGCCCCCTCAACACGAGGGTCATAGGTAGCGATGAATGATGTGGGATGATAATAATGGACAAGATAGCAGTGAAGCCATATTGGGCCACACCCACTTATTACCACACCCTTTGAGCACCTTAAACCTGGAGGATTCATGTTTTTTAGGATATTAGGAGTTACTTTATCCTTCAGTTCAAAATGAACTACTGTATAATTCTTCTTTTCTATAATTTTGAAATCAACAGACATCCTCAGACTCCATGAAACCTTTAATTTTGATCACTGAACGCACAGAAACGCTTTATAGTGTTAATCATACTGTCCTCGTATTTAAGGTACACTTTGCCCTCAAATTTCTTAAGTTGAACCATGTTCCTTTCAAATCCAGAATGTGCTAGGAAATTTCTTAGATCAGGTTGCTGTTTACCGTGTTTTCTTAGATCAGCTTGCTTACCGTATTCACCATAAAATTCATTATAAGTTTTCCAATCGAAATTATCTTCCTCCCCCGTATCTCTTTCAATCCTAGAAATGTCATTACTAATTCTATTCTTAAACCTTCCATCGAATTTGAACAAATCATTGGCTAATTTCTTTATTTCCTTAATTTCTACTTCACTCTTCCGCGAAGAAATCAGTTCCCTTTTTTTCAGCAAAACTGAGGTCAGATAGCTGAACAGATACGCTTCGAAATCCTTTCCAAATCTTAACTTCCTCTTTACATTAAGTTTTCCATCGCCATTTTCTATACATGTATATTTCTCAAAGTTTTCAATGACATTATCAATCAAGGTTTTCAGTTTATCCCTGTCCGGATAGAACCTAAATAAAGCCAGAGGTAAACCATTATACATGGCCCCAAGAAAAGCAGAAATCTCAGATTTACCTATTTCTCTTAAAAACTTCAAATCTTCTTTATAGAGGTTTTTTCTCTCTTCTGGAGATAATACTTGTGGTTCCAGGACTCTTTGCCCAGACCCCCCCTTTAATTACCCCAGTAAAGGGTCTTGGAACTACCTTTACGTCCTCAATAATATTTATTTTGAGGTTGTCTGTTGATCCAAAGGGATCCGCGTTATAAGCTTTAAACTTCACATCCCCAAAAACTGAAAATACTTCTGATATATCCTTGACAGCCTTATAGGTAAGTACCGTAGAATAGTTCAGCCCATGTGTTAAGTCAAGATGGATCTCTATTGAATCATCAAAAAGTTCCAATAGTTCTAATGAAATGGCGGTTAAAATGTAGTAATAATAATCAAGAGCTTCCCCAATAAAAGCACCGTTTTTAAAAACCCCGATGCCGGGAGCCACTAGGACACTGAGATCTTGGTTAAAGTTAACTGAAGATTTAATAGGTTCCTTCGCATTTTCCTTTACGCTTAAATAATCTAAACCTCCCTCTGCAAGAGTATCTAAGCCAATTATAATAACTTTATCTGGATTTACAGTCTCCTGAAGGAGTGCTAATGAAGTTTTAGATTTTAGGTTATTCCCTTCCAGACTGTATGTTACTTCCTTCCAACGTGTAGGATTTCCCCACGGAGCTATTAAAACTTTCATTTATTACACCTTACCGTAACAATCTGCAGGAATGGCTTCGCCCCCCAGTTTATATTCTTGATAAGTACTAAATAAAATGAGTTGCTGTTTCAGGTACATGGAAAAGGGCTTATGACCGAGTGTTAAATATTAAACCCTTGATCCTAAACTCAGAACTGAACAGGTAAGAAGTGGCAGATGAATTAAAATATTATATGTTTATGGGGCTTGCTCTGAAGAAAGTGGGTAAAAATGGGTAGTAAAAAAAGATTTGTTCGCGCCGAAAGTTTCTCTGCATTAGTGCCGCGCCCTCATTGTGATTCTGCCACATCTCCTACCCGCCATCCCAAAAAGCGCCCAGGAATAAAAGAAATAGAATAAATAATATTAAAAATAATAGGCGTCCCCCAAGATAAGACCATAAAATTAAGATTAGAACAATAAATACCAGAATATAAGTCAGGAAAGGATACATCTTCAGGAGTATTATCATTAAAAAGAGCATTAAAACAGGTAACCCTACCGTTGGGACCAGAATCGCTGCGACGATCAAAGATAGTAGTAATAGTGATAACTCATCCATTATTCTCACCCCCCTTCTCCTTACACATGACCCATCCAGCCATAAGGGTGTCCCCCTTTAACTTCAATTAGGCTTAAATGATGATCTGATTTTAACTCACCGATGCGTTTCAGCAGGTCGCACATCCACAGGGAACTTGACATACCCAGACACCATCTGAGGATCCGTCGCGGGTAGGTTGACCAGGAGCCCGCCCTTCTCACCCACAACCATGATAATTGCACTTGAAAGGAGCCTCGCTCAATTCCTTCATATTATCCCTCCCCTTTAGATCCCCATGGATGGTGTAGGGGCCAGCACCATCACAGTGATGCAGACCAAACCCTGATGATGAAGAACAAAAACCCCCCCTCAAATCATTTCATCCTCACAGGACCTTCCAGGAACTGATCCTCCGCAGATCCTCCAATTTAACCCGTTAAAGACCCCGCCCCCCATGTCACGATCCCGGACCTCCCCCGATTACTCCAGATCCTCCTGAAACCCCTCCAGGAGGAGTTCACCATCCTCACCGTCAAGTGTGAGGAGCGCCTCAAGGACCAGGAGCTTATCATCCCCACCCATCCTATACTTGAGGATGGTGCTCCTGAGGGCGCCGCAGAGCCCCATATAGTCCTCCATATGGTCACCTGTCATAATTCACTGGATAATTAAAAAATTATTAAAGCTGGGGGAATGTGGCATCCTCTATCTTCGAATCTATATCTTTATCCAGGATCCTTGCATAGTAAAGAACCCTATCATAGAACTTCTTATAATCATCCCTGTTAACAGGTTCAAGGCCGTGGGCCAGTATGGAATAGTTCCTAACGGTAAGAAGATCCATCACCCTATTATCCTCAATGAAAGCCTTTCCAATGTCATAATCCTCACATGCAAGGAGCTTATACGCATCCCTGAGGGCTACACGCCTCTTAGCATTGAGCTTGAGCGTTGACCTTGTCCCCATACTGTACTTATCAGGTGAGAGGCTGTCTGTCTCATCACCGTATTTCTCCTCGATGATCACCTGTGCTATCAGTTCAAGCGCACGGTAAAGCCGGGCCGCTGCATCATCATACCTGCCCTCAGAAGCCCTTCTCCTGGAATTTGCAAGGAGGTCAGGCAGGAAAGGCCTGTACTTGAATTTCCGTTTCCCGGTCCTTGAACTGACAATCTCCCCCAGTATCCTCTTGTTCCTCTTTATAACATCCTCGAGTTCATCCAGGGACCTGACCTCTTCACTGTTAAGGTAATCTAACGCCTTCTCATGTTCAAATAGGTCCCAGTGGAGGTACGCCCTTGTGAGGTTCAGGTAGGCGTCCCTTCTATTATGATTAACCACATCATTCTCAAGTACATCTATGGCTGTTTCAAACCTGCCAAGGTTGAAAAGATCCTTGAAGCGCCTTATGCTCAGTTTATCGTATACCTGGTACATGTTCTGGGTTATAACCTGCTCCGTTCCCCTCTGAACTGTTCCGTTTTTATCCCTGAACCCTGAAACCACCGAAACCTCTTTCCTGTAAAGGATTGCCATGACAAAGGCCGCCGAGGTCATGGTCTTGGTCCCTGATGTGTAATCCACCACCACATCGTAATCCCTGTACTTCTTCATCTGCTCCTCAAAAACCTCGAGCCACTCGTTGACCCTGTCAACTTCACGTACCTCAATGAACTCGTATTCAGGTATATCCTTCTCCTCCCTCTTAGCCTCCTCCAGAAGGTAATCCAGGGTCTCCCTGCTTTTATCAGACCCGAAGAACACTATTCTATCAGGTCTTCTATGGTATATTGACTGGAGAAGTCCATGGGCAAGGCTCCTCACCCTTTCATTACTGTCACCTGTCCCTGTCCCGACGGTCATGAAAAGTACCCTACTCTTCATTGAAGATCACCTTAACCCAGCCAGGAGGTATCTCCCCATCTATAAGCTTTCTTGTCTTTGGAAACTCATCTTGATAGCTTCTTCCCCTCTTAAATTTCCTTATGGATTCATAGGTCATGGGATCATCCTCCTTGAATCTGAGGCCTATCGTGGTTGCAAGGAACCCGCTTCCGTGACCTATCCTCATGAGGGGGGCATCAGGAGAGTTCTGCTTCCCAAGCTTTCTGTATATCTTCTCAAGGAAATCCACACCATACCTTGATGCGAACTTCCTTTCATGTTCTATGTAATCCCTGCTGAAGGTGTACAGTGACTCTTTTATGGTTTCAGGGGTGACCAGGCGGCGCTTATTCCCCAGCCCGATACGATCATACCTTCCATTATAGGTGAAGTTCATCTCAAATTCCAGTTTTCTCTTTGTCTTCGGTAGGAACTCCATGTAAATTAGGAAGTTCTCATAACGGAATCTCTTATAACTGTTATCCGACACTTTCAGAACCTTGACGGGATAGATTGCGGGTGATTTAAATGTGGTGGTATCTGTGACCTCAAGGAACCTCATTATGCTCTTCTTTGCGGTTTCTCTCCCATCCTTCTTTGCGGTTTCTCTCCCATCCTTCTTTGCGGTTTCTCTTCTGTCAGATGCAAAAAAACTGTCTATTATATCCTTTATTTCTTCTTGTTTTTTCCTCAAAGTCTTCCAGTTCCTCTTTCTTTTACTTTCAAGTGCTTGTGAAACTGCCTCTGAGATACCCTTGAGTTCATCACCGCTGAGGTGTTCATAGAGAAGGGCTGTCCTTATGGAGCCCTTGATGGATGAACCAGGGATATAGAGTTCATCCAGGGTTTTAATATGTTCACTAACCTCTTTTACCTCTGAGGCATCGGTTTTAAGAAGCCCCCTGTATCTCACTGACTTTCTTGCAGTTCTTTTAAATTCCTTGATACTGTCCAGTCTGAAGTCGGGTGTTGATAGATTATGGATGAACTTATCCCTCAAGTCATCATCAAGGTTTGAGTAAAACCGGGAGACGTCAACCCTCCCAAAAATTTTTTTCCCATCCTTTGTCCTTCCAGTGTAAAACTCCTGGGGCCCGTACTTCAACCCGTTCCCAACATGAACCGGTGTTATAACCTGAAGGGTGCATTTCAATTAACCACCACCAAGTGTAAATTTATATGCCAGACCGTACTCCACTGCGGATCTCCCCGACCTGACCATGGTCCCGTAGTACTCCCTGCCGGTGTCCCTGAAGGTTGAACCCTCCCTGAAGAACCTGACCTGCTTCCTTATCTCACCATCAGGGCCTCTCCCCCTCTTTGATCCCAGTTC
The sequence above is drawn from the Methanothermobacter wolfeii genome and encodes:
- a CDS encoding calcium/sodium antiporter translates to MSVIILIFLFIASLLGVIKSADIFVDSIVDIGGALRIPQIMLGVTVAAAGTSLPEFGSAMIAVLTGNPDLGVGVVIGSNIWNIAGIIGISTTLSCAVTTNQDEIKRDGLFGLLSIILLLIFMIMGMVGFLAGAVLLLLYAIYLRILIKKQRRYYLNHPQVEGEIKPKTVLYAITGFIGLVILCRVLVYSAVEIAEIASVPEMIIGLFALAIGTSLAELVVAVNSARKHMCSLSLGTVLGSNIFNILIGIGIPSLFVKIPVEPLSVILDAPVLIAVTLILMYFMWTDMELRRTEGASLLIIYILYASVRIYLT
- a CDS encoding DUF11 domain-containing protein, translated to MNNGETATFTIIVRNAGPDTPSNVTVTDLLPAGLSLLSYTVTQGSFNDTTGVWTVGELPALFQATMTLLVRATQAGFQTNIVNVSSELPDPFPQDNVDAVTVTVMPSADVMVTKTANNTSPYYLEEVTFYIMVTNLGPDNATVVRVVDTLPSGLVYLAHQASAGVYFPEFNVWTVPVLSPGASETLNLTVLVNATGTLVNTVSVTSAEYDPDLTNNFASEVMNGEEIADIAVQKTVLVTPINNGQTTNFTVTVTNNGPSGATGVVVTDFLPAGLLIVSSTVTQGLFDSLTGVWDVGSLANGSSAVLTLEVLANAVGVFINYVNASAYQYDPILSNNNATALLTVNPSADVAVTKTVSNSTPNYGDVIVFYITVTNNGPDNATGVTLTESPPAGLVHISHVASQGVCDPLACLWVVGSLASGSSATLNVTLLVNATGEFVNRVQVVASEFDPYPENNTANVTANVPPAADIVVEKVANVTSANYNDTVTFTVTVRNLGPDTAMNVVVSDVLPVGLVYQGYVATKGVYDSVTGVWNVGDLLNGDVAVLNITALVNASNTTLVNNASGSSDVYDPDPENNNSTATVDVGPWAQLTISKSVDRRAVRVGQNVKFTITVTNEGPDTSLNTTVIENLSGSFRFISSNASMGSFNPSTKLWTIGDLTAGSTAVLEIVVQVLERGRFVNIATVSSGSGADENSTEVIVDVTEPEPEPQPEPGKIPMQPTGVPVLILIAGFLLAAAGSVISRK
- a CDS encoding DUF11 domain-containing protein, translated to MVKSDLAIAKSVNNTAPNLGDEVKFTITAVNYGPNNATGVYVTDILPPELIFQSATASKGTYNSTTGIWYIGDLDYFETATLNITAIVNSTGLIVNNANITGNVSDPNMENNYASATINSPPASDLTIDKTVNNPMPYVGETIQYTITISNRGPDNAANVVVEDVLPAGLIPVSATPSKGTYLLGVWNVGELNYLEIATLTIIARVNATGVLENFANITSPNFDPNPDNNNATCEVEGVPSADLRIVKHVDNRSPNYGSNVTFTVTVTNLGPSTATGVTVIDVLSEGLEYISHSLTRGTYNSTTGVWTIGTLNYLEAAILNLTVLVNTTEDANNTVSVTGNEYDPDRTNNNAASTLNAVSADLNIQKNR
- a CDS encoding carboxypeptidase-like regulatory domain-containing protein, which gives rise to MKRFTLALSVLLLLLTVGSVSAADYDDQNDSDSLITGTVTYCNDSEPFEGVVIDVTSTAGDRVASTITGPDGTYSVSFSSPERTFIVSAVAPGHVIPSRTVTLDDSGRATADFKLGTLNLTKGSWDIVGLDPLGCRLRLAEL
- a CDS encoding class I SAM-dependent methyltransferase, with the translated sequence MFLCFSEDPDGYVACELPALLFDDGEFDLVLSSNLLFLYEDRLSYMFHVESIREMLRVGGEVRIFPVNNVHKRRRSRYLSGVLDEFRLCNTEIQRASYRSETGCGEVMIIK
- the crn3 gene encoding CRISPR-associated ring nuclease Crn3/Csx3, translated to MSVDFKIIEKKNYTVVHFELKDKVTPNILKNMNPPGLRCSKGVVISGCGPIWLHCYLVHYYHPTSFIATYDPRVEGAIIVESHKKGYETGDVIKVDCDNL
- a CDS encoding TM1812 family CRISPR-associated protein, which gives rise to MKFLREIGKSEISAFLGAMYNGLPLALFRFYPDRDKLKTLIDNVIENFEKYTCIENGDGKLNVKRKLRFGKDFEAYLFSYLTSVLLKKRELISSRKSEVEIKEIKKLANDLFKFDGRFKNRISNDISRIERDTGEEDNFDWKTYNEFYGEYGKQADLRKHGKQQPDLRNFLAHSGFERNMVQLKKFEGKVYLKYEDSMINTIKRFCAFSDQN
- the csx1 gene encoding CRISPR-associated CARF protein Csx1 — translated: MKVLIAPWGNPTRWKEVTYSLEGNNLKSKTSLALLQETVNPDKVIIIGLDTLAEGGLDYLSVKENAKEPIKSSVNFNQDLSVLVAPGIGVFKNGAFIGEALDYYYYILTAISLELLELFDDSIEIHLDLTHGLNYSTVLTYKAVKDISEVFSVFGDVKFKAYNADPFGSTDNLKINIIEDVKVVPRPFTGVIKGGVWAKSPGTTSIISRREKKPL
- a CDS encoding TIGR02710 family CRISPR-associated CARF protein, with protein sequence MKSRVLFMTVGTGTGDSNERVRSLAHGLLQSIYHRRPDRIVFFGSDKSRETLDYLLEEAKREEKDIPEYEFIEVREVDRVNEWLEVFEEQMKKYRDYDVVVDYTSGTKTMTSAAFVMAILYRKEVSVVSGFRDKNGTVQRGTEQVITQNMYQVYDKLSIRRFKDLFNLGRFETAIDVLENDVVNHNRRDAYLNLTRAYLHWDLFEHEKALDYLNSEEVRSLDELEDVIKRNKRILGEIVSSRTGKRKFKYRPFLPDLLANSRRRASEGRYDDAAARLYRALELIAQVIIEEKYGDETDSLSPDKYSMGTRSTLKLNAKRRVALRDAYKLLACEDYDIGKAFIEDNRVMDLLTVRNYSILAHGLEPVNRDDYKKFYDRVLYYARILDKDIDSKIEDATFPQL
- the csm5 gene encoding type III-A CRISPR-associated RAMP protein Csm5, translating into MKCTLQVITPVHVGNGLKYGPQEFYTGRTKDGKKIFGRVDVSRFYSNLDDDLRDKFIHNLSTPDFRLDSIKEFKRTARKSVRYRGLLKTDASEVKEVSEHIKTLDELYIPGSSIKGSIRTALLYEHLSGDELKGISEAVSQALESKRKRNWKTLRKKQEEIKDIIDSFFASDRRETAKKDGRETAKKDGRETAKKSIMRFLEVTDTTTFKSPAIYPVKVLKVSDNSYKRFRYENFLIYMEFLPKTKRKLEFEMNFTYNGRYDRIGLGNKRRLVTPETIKESLYTFSRDYIEHERKFASRYGVDFLEKIYRKLGKQNSPDAPLMRIGHGSGFLATTIGLRFKEDDPMTYESIRKFKRGRSYQDEFPKTRKLIDGEIPPGWVKVIFNEE